A stretch of Bacillus pseudomycoides DNA encodes these proteins:
- the rpsD gene encoding 30S ribosomal protein S4, which translates to MARYTGPAWKLSRRLGISLSGTGKELEKRPYAPGPHGPNQRKKLSEYGLQLQEKQKLRHMYGMTERQFRRTFDQAGKMPGKHGENFMILLEARLDNLVYRMGLARTRRAARQLVNHGHIMVDGARVDIPSYRVKPGQTISVREKSNNLVVVKEAIEVNNFVPEYLTFDADKLEATFTRLPERAELAAEINEALIVEFYSR; encoded by the coding sequence ATGGCTCGTTATACAGGTCCAGCTTGGAAACTGTCTCGTCGTCTTGGAATCTCTCTAAGCGGCACAGGTAAAGAATTAGAAAAACGCCCTTACGCACCAGGTCCTCACGGTCCGAACCAACGTAAGAAACTTTCAGAATACGGTTTACAATTACAAGAGAAACAAAAACTTCGTCACATGTACGGCATGACTGAGCGTCAATTCCGTCGCACATTTGACCAAGCAGGTAAAATGCCAGGTAAACACGGCGAAAACTTCATGATCCTTCTTGAAGCTCGTCTTGACAACCTAGTTTACCGCATGGGCTTAGCTCGCACTCGTCGTGCAGCTCGCCAATTAGTAAACCACGGCCACATCATGGTAGATGGGGCTCGCGTAGACATCCCATCTTACCGCGTAAAACCTGGTCAAACTATCAGCGTTCGCGAAAAATCTAACAACCTTGTTGTTGTTAAAGAAGCGATCGAAGTTAACAACTTCGTACCAGAATACTTAACTTTCGATGCTGACAAATTAGAAGCTACTTTCACTCGCTTACCAGAGCGCGCTGAGTTAGCTGCTGAAATCAACGAAGCATTAATCGTAGAGTTCTACTCTCGTTAA
- the tyrS gene encoding tyrosine--tRNA ligase, whose translation MGILQDLEFRGLINQQTDAEGLQQLLEKESVKLYCGFDPTADSLHIGHMLPVLMLRRFQLAGHQPIALVGGGTGMIGDPSGKKAERTLNTKDTVAYYTESIKNQLSNFLEFENVENPATMANNYDWLGNLDVITFLRDIGKNFGLNYMLAKDTVASRLETGISFTEFSYMILQSYDFLNLYQQQGCRLQIGGSDQWGNITAGLELIRKSEEDAKAFGLTIPLVTKSDGTKFGKTEGGAIWLDPEKTTPYEFYQFWINTDDRDVVKYLKYFTFLSHEEILELEKQVAEAPEKRAAQKALASEMTKLVHGAEALEQAIKISAALFSGSVVELTASEIEQGFKDVPSVERSAEDAGLIDLLVESKISPSKRQAREDVTNGAIYVNGERTQALDYVVTEKDRIEGKFTIIRRGKKKYFLIRY comes from the coding sequence ATGGGTATTTTACAAGATCTTGAATTTCGCGGACTAATTAATCAGCAAACAGATGCTGAAGGTTTACAACAATTATTAGAAAAAGAAAGTGTAAAATTATACTGTGGCTTTGACCCAACAGCGGACAGCTTACACATCGGTCATATGCTACCAGTATTAATGTTACGTCGTTTCCAATTAGCTGGTCATCAACCAATCGCACTTGTTGGTGGCGGTACAGGAATGATTGGAGACCCAAGTGGTAAAAAAGCAGAACGTACATTAAATACGAAAGATACAGTTGCTTACTACACAGAAAGTATTAAAAATCAGCTTTCAAACTTCTTAGAGTTTGAAAATGTAGAAAACCCAGCAACAATGGCAAATAACTATGACTGGCTTGGCAACTTAGATGTGATTACATTCTTACGTGACATCGGTAAAAACTTCGGTTTAAACTACATGTTAGCAAAAGATACAGTAGCATCTCGTTTAGAGACTGGTATTTCATTTACTGAATTTAGTTACATGATTTTACAATCATACGACTTCTTAAATCTATACCAACAACAAGGTTGCCGCCTGCAAATTGGTGGTAGTGACCAATGGGGTAATATTACAGCAGGTCTTGAGTTAATTCGTAAATCAGAAGAAGATGCGAAAGCATTCGGTTTAACAATTCCACTTGTTACAAAATCTGATGGTACGAAGTTTGGTAAAACAGAAGGCGGCGCAATTTGGTTAGACCCAGAGAAAACAACGCCTTACGAGTTCTACCAATTCTGGATCAATACAGATGACCGCGATGTTGTAAAATACTTAAAATACTTCACATTCTTATCTCATGAAGAAATTCTTGAGTTAGAAAAACAAGTAGCTGAAGCGCCAGAAAAACGTGCAGCGCAAAAAGCATTAGCTTCTGAAATGACAAAACTTGTTCACGGTGCAGAAGCATTAGAGCAAGCAATTAAAATTTCTGCAGCATTATTTAGTGGTTCTGTAGTTGAGTTAACTGCAAGTGAAATCGAGCAAGGCTTCAAAGATGTACCATCTGTAGAACGCAGTGCAGAAGATGCAGGATTAATCGACTTACTTGTAGAAAGCAAAATTTCACCATCAAAACGTCAAGCTCGTGAAGATGTAACAAATGGTGCAATTTATGTAAACGGTGAGCGTACACAAGCATTAGATTATGTTGTAACGGAAAAGGATCGCATTGAAGGTAAATTTACAATTATCCGCCGTGGTAAGAAGAAATATTTCTTAATTCGTTACTAA
- a CDS encoding maltose acetyltransferase domain-containing protein, which produces MKTEKEKMIQGEMYIPADPVLVQEREMARVLTRKLNETPETKYEERSSIVKELFGTTGDNIHIESAFKCDYGYNIHVGENFYANFDCVILDVCPVTIGDNCMLAPGVHIYTATHPLDPIERISGAEFGKPVTIGNNVWIGGRALINPGVTIGDNAVIASGAVVTKDVPDNVVVGGNPAKIIKKIK; this is translated from the coding sequence ATGAAAACAGAAAAAGAAAAGATGATCCAAGGGGAAATGTACATACCGGCCGATCCTGTTTTAGTCCAAGAAAGAGAGATGGCTCGTGTATTAACGAGAAAGTTAAATGAAACACCGGAAACAAAATATGAAGAGCGCAGTTCAATTGTGAAAGAGCTATTTGGAACGACAGGAGATAATATTCATATTGAATCTGCTTTTAAATGTGATTACGGCTATAACATTCATGTTGGAGAAAATTTTTACGCGAACTTTGATTGTGTCATTTTAGATGTATGTCCAGTTACTATTGGTGATAACTGTATGTTAGCTCCTGGCGTACATATTTATACAGCTACACATCCGCTTGATCCAATCGAGCGCATAAGCGGTGCTGAATTTGGTAAACCAGTTACAATAGGAAATAACGTATGGATTGGCGGAAGAGCGCTTATTAATCCTGGTGTAACAATTGGAGATAATGCGGTGATTGCTTCTGGTGCAGTTGTAACGAAGGATGTTCCTGATAACGTTGTAGTTGGTGGGAATCCTGCGAAAATCATTAAAAAAATAAAATAA